The following is a genomic window from Rhizobium sp. NRK18.
TCTATGCCGCCAAGAAATTCATCCTCAGCGATCCGACCATCCGCTATCTGCAGGTGGCGCACCGGCCGTTCCGCTGGCGCCATGCTCTTTCCCTTTTCCGCACCGATCCGCATCGCAAGCGGATGGAGCGGATGATGGCGGAAGCCAAGAAGTTCAAGCTTGAGGATGGTTACGTCTTTCCCGTCCATGGCCGGACCGGGCTGCTTGGCAACATGTCGGTCAGCGGCTTGCTGATCGAGCTGCGGCCGATGGAACTGTCGCTCTTTTCCGCGTTCGCCGATCGGGCATTCTGGCGACTGATGGACATCACCAACAAGTCCGGGGAACTCGAGCTTCTGGCCAATGTCGATACGCAGCTGACGAAGCGGGAGCTCGAGGTCCTCAACTACCTCGCCGATGGCCTGACTTCCAATGAAATGGGCCAGATCCTCGAGATTTCCAGCCATACGGTCGACTGGTACATGAACGGAATCCAGGACAAGCTGAAGGCGAAGAACCGCCAGCATGTCGTCGCCACGGCGCTGCGCATGGGGTTGATCGGTTGATTCCAGCCCTCGCTGCGAAATTTTCTTTCACCGCCCCCAAGGAAATTGAACTTATTGCAACAAGCCGCTAAGACTCTTCTTCGCAGTGCAGCATAAATGCACGCGGTGAAGTGAGGAGACCGACTTGTCCATTAAGAAGATTCTTGTAGCCAACCGATCAGAAATCGCCATTCGCGTGTTCCGCGCGGCCAATGAGCTGGACATAAAAACGGTCGCCATCTGGGCGGAAGAGGACAAGCTCGCCCTGCACCGCTTCAAGGCCGACGAAAGCTATCAGGTTGGCCGCGGCCCGCACCTCGAGCGTGATCTCGGACCGATCGAGAGCTATCTGTCGATCGAAGAAGTCATCCGCGTCGCCAAACTGTCGGGCGCCGATGCCATCCATCCCGGCTACGGCCTTCTCTCGGAAAGCCCCGAATTCGTGGACGCCTGCGATGCTGCCGGCATCACCTTCATCGGCCCGAAGGCCGAGACCATGCGCCAGCTCGGTAACAAGGTGGCTGCGCGCAATCTGGCGATCAGCGTCGGTGTTCCGGTCGTGCCGGCAACCGATCCGCTGCCGGACGACATGGCCGAAGTGGAGAGAATGGCCGAGGAAATCGGCTACCCCGTCATGTTGAAAGCCTCCTGGGGCGGCGGCGGGCGCGGCATGCGCGCCATTCGCAAGAAAGAGGATCTCGCCCGCGAGGTGATGGAAGCCAAGCGCGAGGCAAAGGCCGCATTCGGCAAGGACGAAGTCTACCTTGAAAAGCTCGTCGAGCGCGCGCGTCACGTCGAAAGCCAGATCCTCGGTGACACCCACGGCAATGTCGTCCATCTGTTCGAGCGCGACTGCTCCATCCAGCGGCGCAACCAGAAGGTCGTGGAGCGGGCGCCCGCGCCGTATCTGAATGAAGAGCAGCGCCAGGAACTGGCCAGCTATGCGATCCGCATCGGCGAGGCGACGAACTATATCGGCGCCGGCACCGTCGAGTTCCTGATGGATGCCGATACCGGCAAGTTCTATTTCATCGAAGTCAATCCGCGCATCCAGGTCGAGCACACGGTCACCGAAGTCGTCACCGGCATCGACATCGTCAAGGCGCAGATCCACATTCTCGACGGCGCGGAAATCGGCACGCCGGAATCGGGCGTGCCGGCGCAGGAAAACATCTGGCTGAACGGTCACGCCCTGCAGTGCCGCATCACCACGGAAGATCCGGAGCAGAACTTCATTCCGGACTATGGCCGCATCACCGCCTATCGCGGCGCGACCGGCTTCGGCATCCGTCTCGATGGCGGCACGGCCTATTCGGGTGCGGTGATCACCCGCTTCTACGATCCGCTTCTGGAAAAGGTGACCGCATGGGCGCCGACGCCGCTGGAAGCCACCCAGCGCATGGACCGTGCGCTCCGCGAGTTCCGTATCCGCGGTGTGGCGACGAACCTGACCTTCCTCGAAGCGATCATCAGCCATCCGGATTTCCGCGCCAACAAGTATACGACGCGCTTCATCGATACGACGCCGGAGCTCTTCCAGCAGGTCAAGCGTCAGGACCGCGCCACCAAGATCCTGACATATCTTGCCGACGTGACCGTCAACGGTCACCCGGAAACGAAGGGCCGCGCCGAGCCGAACCCGGACGCCGCAAAGCCCGTCGTTCCCTATATCAACGGCGCCATTCCGGACGGTACCAAGCAGCTGCTCGACACGCTGGGGCCGAAGGGATTTGCGGACTGGATGCGCAATGAAAAGCGCGTTCTGATGACGGATACGACGATGCGCGACGGGCATCAGTCGCTGCTCGCCACCCGCATGCGCACCCATGACATCGCGACGATTGCCGGCACCTATGCCCGCGCCCTGCCGCAGCTTCTGTCGCTGGAGTGCTGGGGCGGCGCGACGTTCGACGTATCCATGCGCTTCCTGACCGAAGACCCGTGGGAACGGCTCTCCATGGTCCGCGAAGCGGCGCCGAACCTGCTCCTGCAAATGCTGCTGCGCGGCGCCAACGGCGTCGGCTACAAGAACTATCCCGACAATGTCGTCAAATATTTCGTCCGCCAGGCGGCGAAGGGCGGCATCGACCTTTTCCGCGTCTTCGACTGCCTCAACTGGGTCGAGAACATGCGCGTGTCGATGGACGCGGTCGCAGAGGAAAACAAGCTCTGCGAGGCGGCGATCTGCTACACCGGCGATCTCCTGAACTCGGCCCGCCCGAAGTATGACCTGAAATATTACACCGCGCTTGCCGCCGAACTGGAAAAGGCCGGCGCGCACATCATTGCGGTCAAGGACATGGCCGGCCTGCTGAAGCCTGCCGCCGCGACGATCCTGTTCAAGGCGCTGAGGGAAGCGACGAGCCTGCCGATCCATTTCCACACGCATGACACGTCCGGCATTTCTGCCGCGACCGTGCTCGCCGCCGTCGATGCGGGTGTGGACGCGGTCGACAGCGCCATGGACGCCTTCTCCGGCAATACCTCGCAGCCGTGCCTCGGTTCCGTGGTCGAAGCGCTGAAGGGCACGGAGCGCGATCCGGGCCTCAATCCGGAATGGATCCGCCGCATCTCCTTCTATTGGGAAGCCGTGCGCAACCAGTATGCGGCCTTCGAAAGCGACCTCAAGGGACCGGCATCGGAAGTCTATCTGCACGAGATGCCCGGCGGCCAGTTCACCAACCTCAAGGAACAGGCCCGCTCGCTCGGTCTCGAGACCCGCTGGCACGAGGTCGCGCAGGCCTATGCCGATGCCAACCGCATGTTCGGCGACATCGTCAAGGTAACGCCGTCCTCCAAGGTCGTCGGCGACATGGCGCTGATGATGGTCAGCCAGGATCTGGCGGTAGCCGACGTAGAGAATCCGGCGAAGGACGTTTCCTTCCCGGAATCGGTGGTCTCCATGCTCAAGGGCGACCTCGGTCAGCCGCCAGGCGGCTGGCCGGAAGCCCTACAGAAGAAGGTGCTGAAGGGCGATGAGCCCTACGTCGTGCGGCCGGGCTCACTGTTGCCGGACGCCGACCTTGCCGCCGAGCGCAAGGCGATCGAGGAAAAGATCGAACGCGAGGTCAACGACTTCGAATTCGCCTCCTATCTCATGTACCCGAAGGTCTTCACCGATTATGCGATGGCACACGAGACCTATGGTCCTGTCTCGACGCTGCCGACGCCGAATTACTTCTACGGCCTGCCGGTCGGCGACGAGGTCCTGATCGACATCGAAAAGGGCAAGACGCTGGTCGTGCTCAACCAGGCGATCGGCCATACCGACGAGAAGGGAATGGTCACCGTCTTCTTCGAGCTGAACGGTCAGCCGCGACGCATTAAGGTTCCGGACCGGGCCCATGGTGCCGCGGGTGGCGCCGTGCGGCGGAAGGTCGATGCCGGCAATGCCGCTCATGTCGGCGCGCCGATGCCGGGCGTGATTTCCACGGTTGCCGTCGCGACCGGTCAGGAAGTCAAGCAGGGCGACGTTCTTCTCTCCATCGAGGCGATGAAGATGGAAACCGCGCTGCATGCGGAAAAGGACGGCGTCGTTGCCGAAGTGCTCGTCAAGGCGGGCGACCAGATCGATGCGAAGGATCTGCTGATCGTCTATGCGAGCTGAGGCTGCGCGACATCAACAGTGAGAAACAGGGCGGCCCAGGGGTCGCCCTGTTTCGTTCCAGGGAGTTCCTTCGACTAGGTCGATTGCGGAAATCGCATCTTGCTACCGATGCCGACTTGGATTATGCACGTTTCTTCCTGTTTATACCCGTTTCCGTCGAAAGCTCATGAAACCCGATCTCTTTCTCAAGCAACGCCACGCGCTGATCCAGGAGCGGCTCGCCGCTTCCGGCAAGGTGATCGCCGCCGATCTTGCCGAAGAGTTCGGCGTTTCGGAAGACACTATCCGCCGCGATCTCAGGGACATGGCGGCAGCCGGACTTTGCGAGCGGGTCTATGGCGGCGCGCTGCCGCCCGCGCCATTTCCCGGCGGTCTTTCGGTGCGCACCCGGCTCGATCCGGAGCGGAAGGCGGCGCTCGCGGCGGTCGCGGTTCGCGAAATCCGGGACGGCATGTTCGTCTTCTTCGATGTCGGCAGCACCAATCTCGCCATCGCCAAAGCCTTGCCACCGGGGCTGAAGATCACCGCCGCCACCAACGCACCGATCATTGCCGCGGCTCTGATGGAGCATGAGGGCGTCAATCTCATTGCGATCGGCGGCGCCATCGACCGTGAAACCGGCGCTGCCGTGGGTGCGGAGGCTGTCAGCGAGCTTCGGCGGCTGCGGCCGGACCTCTGCATACTCGGTGCTTGCGGCATCGACCGGGATGCAGGCGTCACGAGCTTCGGTTACGAGGACTCGATCTTCAAGCGCCATGCCGTCGAGCAAAGCCGCTCCGTCATGGCCGCCGTCACCTCCGAGAAGCTTGGCACGGCGGCGCCCTTTGCCGTCGCTCCGCTCGCCGCATGTGGCCTAGCGGCTTTCGAAAGCGATGCCGATCCGGACTTCCTGAAACATTGCCGCGGGCTAGGCCTCAAGGTGCTGCAGCCCTCCCGCGCCTCTCTGCCTGAAAAGGTCTGACCCATGAACCAGATGTCCCCCGGCGTGCCGGTCCGCGCGCCCTTCATGCCCAAGCAGCGTATCGCCGTCAGCCTGCTGTTTCTCATCAACGGTTACATGACGGGCAACTGGGCGCCAAAGATCCCGGAATTCATCGATCGCCTGGGCCTGACCAGCGGCGAGATGGGCCTGATGATCATGGCATTCGGCATCGGTTCGCTCGTGCTGATGCCATTTGCCGGCGCTGCGATCGCCCATCGCGGCTCGCGCGTGGTTTCGCGGGTCACGGCGCTTCTGCTGCTGCCTGGCATGCTGATGCTGACCTTTGCCCCGAACTGGTGGCTCGCCGCGACGGCGCTCTTCTATTTCGGTGGCATGATTGGCGCGATGGACGTGGCGATGAACGCCAATGCTGTCGTCGTCGAGAAAAGCATGGGGCGGGCGATCATGTCCTCCTGCCATGGCTTCTGGAGCCTTGGCGGCCTGATCGGCGCGGCGACCGGCGGCTATCTCATCGTTCACCTCGGGGTCGTGGGACATGCGCTCGTCTTGACCGCTCTGGCCGCAATCCTGCTCCTTGTTGCGTGGGCGGAAATCGAAACCGATGCGCCGCATCCCGAAGACGAAAAGCAGAAGGTCAGCCTGCCGCTGACGCCGCTTCCGTGGCTGATCGGCATGATGGCGCTGTTCTCGATGATCCCGGAAGGTTCGGTGCTCGACTGGGGCGCGCTCTATCTGCGCAACGAACTTGGAACGACGCTCACCCATTCCGGCTTCGCTTTTGCCGGCTTTTCGTTGACGATGGCGGTCATGCGTTTCGCCGGCGATCTCGTGCGCGACCGCTTCGGCGCTGTGATGACCTTGCGCATCTGCGCGCTCGCCGCGATGACGGGTCTGTTGATTGCCGGATTTGCGCCGAACGCGACCGTCGCGATCCTCGGATTCACCATCTGCGGCATCGGCATATCCAACATGGTGCCGATCGCCTTTTCGGCGGCCGGCAACCTGCCGGGCCTGCCGCCGGGCGTCGGCATCTCGGTCGCCACCTTCCTCGGCTATTCCGGCCTGTTGTTCGCGCCGTCGATTATCGGTTTCATCGCCGAGCATACCGGCTTCGCGCCGGTCTATGCGGGGCTGAGCATCCTGATCATGGTGGTTCTGGGGCTCTCCAGGCTGGCGCGGCATGCTGACGCCGCGTGAACGGGTGTTGACAATGACAGGGGCATGATCCACCTGAATGGCATAGTCTCCAGCTTTCCGGGAAGCCCGAACCATGTCCTCGATCCGCGACTTTGATCCGAAACCGCGCCGCGCCTCGGTTGCCGTCGATGTCGGCGGTGTGATCGTCGGCGGCGGAGCGCCGGTGGTCGTTCAGTCGATGACGAACACCGACACCGCCGACGTGGATGGCACCGTTGCGCAGGTCGCGGCGCTGTTCAAGGCCGGCTCGGAAATCGTCCGCATCACCGTCGACCGCGACGAAAGTGCGGCTGCCGTGCCAAAGATCCGCGAGCGGCTGGAGCGGCTGGGGCTCGACGTGCCGCTTGTCGGCGACTTCCACTATATCGGCCACAAGCTGCTCGCCGATCACCCGGCCTGCGCCGAAGCGCTGGCGAAATACCGCATCAATCCCGGCAATGTCGGATTCAAGGACAAGAAGGACAAGCAGTTCGCCGATATCGTCGAGATGGCGATCCGCTACGACAAGCCGGTGCGCATCGGCGTCAACTGGGGTTCGCTCGACCAGGAACTCCTGACCCGGCTGATGGACGAGAACCAGAAGAACGGTTCGCCGTTGTCGGCGCGCGATGTCACACGTGAATCCATCGTCCAGTCGGCGCTGCTGTCGGCGGAACTCGCCGAAGAGATCGGCCTGCCGCGCAACCGCATCATTCTGTCCGCCAAGGTGTCGCAGGTTCAGGACCTGATCGCCGTCTATTCCATGCTCGCCGAGCGCTCCGACCATGCCCTGCATCTCGGTCTCACCGAAGCCGGCATGGGATCGAAGGGCATCGTCGCCTCGTCGGCGGCCATGGGTTACGTCCTGCAGCAGGGCATCGGCGATACGATCCGCGTGTCGCTGACGCCGGAGCCGAACGGCGATCGCACTCGCGAGGTGCAGGTGGCGCAGGAAATCCTGCAGGTCATGGGTTTTCGCCAGTTCGTGCCCGTTGTCGCGGCTTGTCCCGGCTGCGGCCGTACGACCTCGACCGTCTTCCAGGAACTGGCGCAGCGCATCCAGAGCGACATCCGCAAGAACATGCCGGTCTGGCGCGAGAAGTATCCGGGCGTCGAGGCGCTGAACGTTGCCGTCATGGGCTGCATCGTCAACGGACCGGGCGAATCCAAGCACGCCGACATCGGCATATCGCTTCCCGGTACGGGTGAAAGCCCGGCAGCGCCGGTGTTCATCGACGGCAAGAAGGCGATGACGCTGCGCGGCCCGAAGATCGCCGAAGACTTCGAGGCGATGGTGATCGACTATATCGAGAAGCGCTTCGGTTCCGGGTCGCAGGCGGCCGAATAGTCAGATCCGGCTGGTCAGCAGCTTCAATCCGGCCAGGCCGAAGAACAGCCCCATGGCCCCTTCGATGACGCGGCGCGCCTTCGCATAACCCCGGACCATGGGTTCGGTGGAAAAGAGCACCGCGAGCATGTTGAAGGAAGTGACGCCGATGATCATCGCGCCGCCGATGAAGATGTAGAGGACTTCAGGCGGCGCGTGCGCCGGCAGGCCGAGCGATACCAGGGAAATCCAGACAAAGATCGCCTTCGGATTGGTCAGGTGGATACCGAGGCCGCGCAGATAGAAGACCTTCAGGGGCAGGTCTTCATGGCTCATCCTTTCAACGGACCCGTAGTTCGCCTTGACGGCCGAGCGAAGGTTCTTCCAGCCGAGCCACAACAGGTAGCATCCCCCGGCAATCTTCAATCCTGTCAGCGCGTAGGCGAACTGGGTGAGCAGGGCCGACAGGCCGAGTGCCGCCAGTATCGCCCAGATGAAAGAACCGGTGATGACGCCCGTTGCCAGCGCCATGCCGCGGCTGCGGCCATTGGCCATGGCTGTTCCGGCGATGGCTAGCGTCGCCGGGCCGGGGCTGATGACGGCAAGGAAGTAAACGCTCCAGGCGACCGCGAGATGCGGCAGGATAGTCGGCAGGTCCATGGGGTCCTCATCGGCAGGGATAGCCGATTGTTGATGCGACCTTGCCGCGCAGGCAAGCCCGCACTTGTCACGGCTGCAATTTGGGTCGATCAGCCGGCTGCATCCTTGAAGCGTTTGAGCACCGCGTCCAGTCCCTCCGATAGCTGATGGAAGGCGCCCTTGTCCTGCAGGTGTTTGACAACCTGCTCGTTGATGCCGCCCGCCGTCGTGTGTTCGTCGGCCAGCTCTGCGAAACTCGCCTCCGCATTCAGCATGGCCGTGTTGGTCAGGCCGCGCATCATGGTGGCGACGAAGCGCCGGGCGTCGGGGTAGGCGATGCCCTGGCCGGCCAGCCAATGCGCGATCGTCTCCGCGAAGGTGAAGACGGATGCCATGCTGGCGGTCGCGGCCGACAGCGCATCGAATTCGGCGGCGGTCTCCACCTCGATTGCCACACCGAGGCGGTTGAACAGGGCCGCGGCCTCCTTGTCCGGCGGGAAGACGGGCGTCGGTCCCATGCGCTGCGCCGTCGATGGCAGGGGGATGACGCGCGTCACCCTTTCTGCGGGCGAGGCCATGGCCTTCACCTCATCGAGCCCGATGATCGCCATGAGGCTGACGACGTGATGGTCGGCTCGGAATGCCAGGTCCTTGAGCACATCTGCCGCGACCTGAGGGCGGACGGCAATCAGCACCATCCCGGAACCGTCGAGCACGGCCTGGTTGGAGGCCGCAACGGAGACATTGGCAAAGCGGGCGGCAAGCGAGGCGGCGATCTCCGCATTGCGGGGGGAGAGGAGGATGTCGGGCGCGCTTTTGTCGTCCGTGCTCAGCCCTTCCACGATGGCCGCCGCAATGGCGCCCGTTCCGATAACTCCAATGGTCATATTCTGCCTGCCCGTTTGCTATTCATGTGCCTGAAGACCATAGGAAACATGACGGGCAAACGCCACCTCTGCCCTGATCCTGAGCGCTCGGACGAATAAATTGCTCCCGCCTCTCAAGGGGAGAAAGGCGGGAGCGGTGTTGCCGCCTCGGGTCTGCACCTCGCCAGAAGGTCACGGGTGGCAGGCGGCAATCTGCAACTGGCTGTCAGACCGGCCTCAGGCGGCGATCTCGTCGTAGGGCGCCCTGGCGCGGGCGTCGCGCAGCACCGATCCCCACCAGTCGAGATGCGCGAGAAGGTGGGCCATCTTGGCCGCTTCGCCGGCACCGTCCGACAGATGTCCGGTCGGGTTGAAGCGCCCCGAGGGGTTTGCAAAGCTGACGACGTCGCGGATCGTCACCGCATGCAGTTCGGCGAAGACGAGGCGGAGCTGTTCGACCGCGCGCAGGCCTCCGGAAATACCGCCATAGGAAACAAAGGCGACCGGCTTTGCGCGCCATTGATCCTTTCCGCTGTCGATCAGTTGTTTCAGCGGCGCGGTGAAGGAGTGGTTGTATTCCGGCGTGACGATGAGGAAGGCGTCGGCCGCGTCGAGCCGGCGCCAGAGATCGAACAGGCCCTCGCTATGGCCGCCGTGGCGTGCGGGAAGCGCCAGGTCCAGCGGATCGATGATGTCGATCGCATAGCGGTCCTGGCGTTCGATCTCGCCCACGGCCCAGCGGACGATGCGGTCGCAGAGCCGCCCCTCGCGGGTGCTGCCGTAAATGACCGCGATCCTCAGTCTCTTCTCTTGCATGCTTTCTTTCCCATTGCTGTGATCATTGCGGCACGCTACAACCTCAACATTACTTGAGGTCAACAGGAAAAATTGCGCATGGGCGAAACAACCGACATCCGCCGCGAATTGACTGTCGGAGAGGTGGCGGCGCGCAGCGGCGTGGCGGTCTCCGCGGTTCATTTCTACGAGGCGGAAGGCCTGATCCGAAGCTGGCGGAATGCCGGAAATCACCGGCGCTATAGTCGCGATGTGCTGCGCCGGATCGCGATCATCAAGGTGGCGCAGCGCGCCGGAATCACGCTGAAGGAGATTGCCGGCGCGTTTTCGACCCTGCCGGAAGGCAGAACTCCGAACCGGCAGGACTGGGAGCGCCTGTCCGCTGCCTGGCATGCGGACCTCGAGGATCGCATCGCGCGTTTGACGCGACTGCGCGACCGGTTGTCCGGCTGCATCGGCTGCGGCTGCCTTTCCGTCGATCGCTGCCCGCTTCATAACCCCCGGGATGCGCTCGGCCGGAACGGATCCGGTCCGCGCCTTCTGGAGCAGGACTGAAGGCTGGTCAGAGGCGGAAGTCGCGCAGGCAGCCGGCAAGATGGTGTACGGCGGTGGTGATTTCCTCGGGCGAATAGGCGGCAAATCCGAGCACGAGGCCCGACTTGGGGCGGCTGCCGGCATAATGCGGCGACAGCGGCAGGAGCGACAGGCCCTGCCGGCGCGCCTGTTCGCAGATCGCGCGGTCGTCCGTATCCGCCGGCAACAGCACGGTCACCTGCATGCCGGCATGGTGATTGTCGAAACAACAGGATGGCGGCAGCTGCATCGTCAGTGCCTCGATCAACACCTGATGACGCTCGGCGTAGATGCGCCGCATGCGCCGTATATGGCGCAGGAACTCGCCGTCCTCGATGAAATGCGCCAGCGGTCGCTGGGCAGAGATGGAGGCGCGGGCGCCGAAATGGGTGACGCATCTTGCGAAGGTTTCGATCAGGTTTTCGGGCACGACGAGATAGCCAAGCCGCACTCCCGCCGTGAACACCTTGGAGAAACTGCCGACGTAGAGGACATGGCCTGAGGTATCGACGCTTGCCAGCGCCGGGATCGGCCGTCCGGCATAACGGAACTCGCTGTCGTAATCGTCCTCTATGACGTAGCTGTCATTGCGGGTCGCCCAGTTAAGGTATTCAACGCGGCGGTTGGCCGACATGACGCCTCCCATCGGGAACTGGTGAGAGGGCGTCAGCACGGCGAGACGCGGCTGCGCTGGCGATGGGCTCGGAAGCCGGGCACCGTCAGCGTCAACGTCCAGCCAGACGGTTTCCAGACCCAGGCTGTCGGTGAAATGGCGCAGGCGCTCAAAGCCCGGATCTTCAAGGGCGATGCAATCCTCATTGCGCATGAACGCTCTCACGCAGATTTCAAGCGCGTCGGCCGAGCCCGCGGTCACGACGATCTGCTCCTCGGTCGCCGACACGCCGCGCCAGTCATGGATATGGGCGGCGATCGCCCGTCTCAGGCGTCGGTCCCCAAACAGACCGTCGCCGATCACCATGGCCTCCGGCTCGGTTCGGGCCACGCGGGCGATCGCCCGGTTCCATTGCCGGAACGGGAAGAGCCGCATGTCGGGCAGGCCGGGATAAAGGGGGAGGGCGCGGCCGGGCCTGCCGGGATGGCGCGGCACTGTTCCCGGTGCCGGCCGTTTCGGGAGGTCGGCTTCTGCAAGTCGGCTCGGATAGTAGCCGGAGCCCTGCCGGCCGGTGATGTAGCCTTCGGCCGACAACTGTTCGTAGGCCGCGACGGTGGTCGAGCGCGAGACGCCAAGCTCGATCGCCAGAGCCCGGCTCGGCGGCAGCCGGTCTTCGGCTTTCAGGTCGCCGGCGGCGATGCGGTCGCGCAGCTGGGCGTAGATCTGCTGAAAGAGAGGCTGGGCCGCGTGGCGGTCGAGGCTGAGGGAGAGCAACGGGATTTCCGAAATTGGTATGATCAAAAGGTACACTATTGGATATTTTTGACAAACCAAAATTGTCCTATCTCCGGGCCGGCAAAGGAGTTGGCTTATGAGCGATGTGATGGACAAGACGGAACGCACGCGGCTGCGGCGGATGCATGAGCGGGGACATTTCGACCGGGAAACGGTCAACGGGATCCTCGATGCGATGCCGCTCTGCCACGTCGGCTACATACTGGATGGCCGGCCGGCAGTGACGCCGACGCTGCAGTGGCGCGAGGGCAATCATGTCTATTGGCATTCCTCGAGCGCCAGCCGTGCGGGCCGGCTTTCGGCGGGGATGGATGTCTGCCTGACGGTCTCGATGCTTGATGGCATGGTGATGGCGCGCTCGGCTATGCATCACTCGGTCAACTTTCGTTCGGTGATGATTTACGGCAAGGCGACCAAGATCGACGATCCGGAGATCAAGCTCACCAAGTTCCGCAACATGATCGAGGCTTATTTCCCGGGCCGCTGGGACCTGTTGCGTCCGGTTTCGGCGCAGGAGACGAAGGCCACCATGGTGTTGTCGCTGCCAATCGAGGAAGCGTCCGCAAAGGTCCGCACCGGCGGTCCCAAGGACGACGAGGAGGATTATGCCCTGCCGATCTGGGCAGGCGTCGTTCCGATCTCGTTTTCCGTCGGCGCGCCGATTTCCGATCCGCTCAACCTGCCGGGTGTCGAAACACCCGACCATGCGACGAATTTCAGGATCGGCTAGAGGATGGCATCGAGCGCCGCGATGAGGCGCTCGCATTCCTCTGCGGTGCCGATGGTGATGCGCAGGTGGTCGGAAATCCGCGGCTTGTTGAAATGGCGGACGAGCACCGCCTTTTCGCGAAGGCCGGCGGCGATCTCGGCGCCGGATTTCGCGGCGTGACGGGCAAAGACGAAGTTGGCTGCCGATGGCAGCACGTCGAAGCCGCGTTCGCCAAGCGCCTGTGTCACCATTTGCCGGTTGGTGATGATCTGCGTCCGGCAGGTCTCGAACCAGTCCTCGTCCTCGATCGCCGCAATGGCGCCGAGCTGGGCCAG
Proteins encoded in this region:
- a CDS encoding LysE family translocator, which encodes MDLPTILPHLAVAWSVYFLAVISPGPATLAIAGTAMANGRSRGMALATGVITGSFIWAILAALGLSALLTQFAYALTGLKIAGGCYLLWLGWKNLRSAVKANYGSVERMSHEDLPLKVFYLRGLGIHLTNPKAIFVWISLVSLGLPAHAPPEVLYIFIGGAMIIGVTSFNMLAVLFSTEPMVRGYAKARRVIEGAMGLFFGLAGLKLLTSRI
- a CDS encoding helix-turn-helix transcriptional regulator encodes the protein MKIDALLEFLERADDYESYERVVQQLERVITLFGFEYYGVLRQPKPVEDLSSLVLCGRWPEGWPEVYAAKKFILSDPTIRYLQVAHRPFRWRHALSLFRTDPHRKRMERMMAEAKKFKLEDGYVFPVHGRTGLLGNMSVSGLLIELRPMELSLFSAFADRAFWRLMDITNKSGELELLANVDTQLTKRELEVLNYLADGLTSNEMGQILEISSHTVDWYMNGIQDKLKAKNRQHVVATALRMGLIG
- the pyc gene encoding pyruvate carboxylase — encoded protein: MSIKKILVANRSEIAIRVFRAANELDIKTVAIWAEEDKLALHRFKADESYQVGRGPHLERDLGPIESYLSIEEVIRVAKLSGADAIHPGYGLLSESPEFVDACDAAGITFIGPKAETMRQLGNKVAARNLAISVGVPVVPATDPLPDDMAEVERMAEEIGYPVMLKASWGGGGRGMRAIRKKEDLAREVMEAKREAKAAFGKDEVYLEKLVERARHVESQILGDTHGNVVHLFERDCSIQRRNQKVVERAPAPYLNEEQRQELASYAIRIGEATNYIGAGTVEFLMDADTGKFYFIEVNPRIQVEHTVTEVVTGIDIVKAQIHILDGAEIGTPESGVPAQENIWLNGHALQCRITTEDPEQNFIPDYGRITAYRGATGFGIRLDGGTAYSGAVITRFYDPLLEKVTAWAPTPLEATQRMDRALREFRIRGVATNLTFLEAIISHPDFRANKYTTRFIDTTPELFQQVKRQDRATKILTYLADVTVNGHPETKGRAEPNPDAAKPVVPYINGAIPDGTKQLLDTLGPKGFADWMRNEKRVLMTDTTMRDGHQSLLATRMRTHDIATIAGTYARALPQLLSLECWGGATFDVSMRFLTEDPWERLSMVREAAPNLLLQMLLRGANGVGYKNYPDNVVKYFVRQAAKGGIDLFRVFDCLNWVENMRVSMDAVAEENKLCEAAICYTGDLLNSARPKYDLKYYTALAAELEKAGAHIIAVKDMAGLLKPAAATILFKALREATSLPIHFHTHDTSGISAATVLAAVDAGVDAVDSAMDAFSGNTSQPCLGSVVEALKGTERDPGLNPEWIRRISFYWEAVRNQYAAFESDLKGPASEVYLHEMPGGQFTNLKEQARSLGLETRWHEVAQAYADANRMFGDIVKVTPSSKVVGDMALMMVSQDLAVADVENPAKDVSFPESVVSMLKGDLGQPPGGWPEALQKKVLKGDEPYVVRPGSLLPDADLAAERKAIEEKIEREVNDFEFASYLMYPKVFTDYAMAHETYGPVSTLPTPNYFYGLPVGDEVLIDIEKGKTLVVLNQAIGHTDEKGMVTVFFELNGQPRRIKVPDRAHGAAGGAVRRKVDAGNAAHVGAPMPGVISTVAVATGQEVKQGDVLLSIEAMKMETALHAEKDGVVAEVLVKAGDQIDAKDLLIVYAS
- a CDS encoding DeoR/GlpR family DNA-binding transcription regulator, with the translated sequence MKPDLFLKQRHALIQERLAASGKVIAADLAEEFGVSEDTIRRDLRDMAAAGLCERVYGGALPPAPFPGGLSVRTRLDPERKAALAAVAVREIRDGMFVFFDVGSTNLAIAKALPPGLKITAATNAPIIAAALMEHEGVNLIAIGGAIDRETGAAVGAEAVSELRRLRPDLCILGACGIDRDAGVTSFGYEDSIFKRHAVEQSRSVMAAVTSEKLGTAAPFAVAPLAACGLAAFESDADPDFLKHCRGLGLKVLQPSRASLPEKV
- a CDS encoding MFS transporter, which translates into the protein MNQMSPGVPVRAPFMPKQRIAVSLLFLINGYMTGNWAPKIPEFIDRLGLTSGEMGLMIMAFGIGSLVLMPFAGAAIAHRGSRVVSRVTALLLLPGMLMLTFAPNWWLAATALFYFGGMIGAMDVAMNANAVVVEKSMGRAIMSSCHGFWSLGGLIGAATGGYLIVHLGVVGHALVLTALAAILLLVAWAEIETDAPHPEDEKQKVSLPLTPLPWLIGMMALFSMIPEGSVLDWGALYLRNELGTTLTHSGFAFAGFSLTMAVMRFAGDLVRDRFGAVMTLRICALAAMTGLLIAGFAPNATVAILGFTICGIGISNMVPIAFSAAGNLPGLPPGVGISVATFLGYSGLLFAPSIIGFIAEHTGFAPVYAGLSILIMVVLGLSRLARHADAA
- the ispG gene encoding flavodoxin-dependent (E)-4-hydroxy-3-methylbut-2-enyl-diphosphate synthase, yielding MSSIRDFDPKPRRASVAVDVGGVIVGGGAPVVVQSMTNTDTADVDGTVAQVAALFKAGSEIVRITVDRDESAAAVPKIRERLERLGLDVPLVGDFHYIGHKLLADHPACAEALAKYRINPGNVGFKDKKDKQFADIVEMAIRYDKPVRIGVNWGSLDQELLTRLMDENQKNGSPLSARDVTRESIVQSALLSAELAEEIGLPRNRIILSAKVSQVQDLIAVYSMLAERSDHALHLGLTEAGMGSKGIVASSAAMGYVLQQGIGDTIRVSLTPEPNGDRTREVQVAQEILQVMGFRQFVPVVAACPGCGRTTSTVFQELAQRIQSDIRKNMPVWREKYPGVEALNVAVMGCIVNGPGESKHADIGISLPGTGESPAAPVFIDGKKAMTLRGPKIAEDFEAMVIDYIEKRFGSGSQAAE